The following nucleotide sequence is from bacterium.
ATGAAGGGTTCGGCAAAGGTAAAAGGAGTTGTTATGAGATTCGGTGTGCTAACGGGAGGCGGCGATTCCCCGGCAATAAACGCCGCAACCAGGGCGATCACTTTGTCCGCTTTAGAGGAAGGGCACGATGTCGTCGGCATCCGGGACGGCTGGCGGGGCGCGGTCGAGAACAAAACCTTCAAGCTTACTTCAACCGCCGTTTCAGGAATAATAAACTTGAGCGGGACGATTCTGGGCACTTCGCGCACGAATCCATTCAAGATGGACAAAGGGCCGGACAAAGTTTTGGCAACATTCAAAAAGCACGGAATCGATTACTTGATCGCAATCGGCGGAGACGACACGCTGGGCGTCGCCCACAAGCTTGCAAAACACGGGGTAAAGGCCATCGGTATCCCGCAAACAATTGACAACGATTTAGGCGAAACCGATTACGCGATCGGATTCGACACCTCGCTTAATTTCGTGATGGATGCGCTGGACAGGCTGCGCAGCACGGCCGCCAGCCACAGCAGGATTATTGTCGCGGAGGTTATGGGACGCGACGCGGGATGGCTTGCTCTGCTCGGCGGCCTTGCCGGCGGCGCGGACATCATTCTGATCCCGGAGCGTCCCTTCAACATGGATCGCGTTTGCGCGTCGCTTAGGGAGGCGCACAAGAAAGGCAAGAGGTTTGCTATTGTTGCTGTTGCGGAAGGCGCGTTACCCGAAGGCGGCCATGATCAGGTATCCAAGACCGCGGAAATCGATGCATTCGGTCACATAATTTTGGGTGGCATCGGCGAATGGGTTGCCGGCGAAATTAAGAAGCGCACGGAATACGAAGTGCGAAGCATCGTTCTCGGCCATATGCAGCGCGGCGGCACCCCAACCGCATTCGACCGAAATTTGGCTACCCGTTACGGTGCAGCCGCGGTAATCGGCTGTCTTGAAGGCAATACAGACACGATGGTTGCCCTGAAAGGACACAAGATTGTCTATGTACCCCTCGAAAAGGCGCTCAGGAAAAACCGAGTTGTGGACATAAAAACTCTGCGCGAGACCGAGTTTTTCCTGCGCGTATCAATGCGCGACCATCTGGCCTTTTAGTATTGACGCCGGCTGCATTCACGTTTTCGGCAGATGGTTTAGAACTTGGAGCCCATGAATTTCATCAAATCAACGCAACGCGCCGAGTAACCCCACTCGTTGTCGTACCACGACAACACTTTGACGAATCGCGGGCCCGAAAATTTCGTATACTTCGGATCGAAGATGGACGAATGCGGATCCTGCTTGAAGTCCATCGAAACGCACTCGTCCTCGCAATAGGCCAGTATTCCCTTCAACTCGCCTTCCGAGGCCGCCTTAACCGCGGCGTTAACCGCTTTGGAATCCGAATCCTTGCCAAGGATGGCGGTGAAGTCAACCAAGCTAACCGTTGGCGTGGGCACTCGCACGGCGAAACCGTCTATCTTGCCGGCCAAATGAGGCAGAACCAGTCCTATGGCTGCCGCGGCACCGGTCTTTGTCGGAATCATGTTCAATGCAGCAGCCCTTGCGCGCCGCCAGTCCTTGTGCGGAGCATCAAGAATGACCTGATCGTTCGTGTAGCTGTGAATCGTCGTCATCAACCCGCATTCGACGCCGAAATTGTCGTCCAGAACTTTGACAACAGGCGCAAGGCAGTTCGTAGTGCAACTTGCATTCGAAATGATTTTGTGCTTGGCGGGATCGAAATTCGAATGGTTGACTCCCATCAGGAATGTCTCGTCAACATTCGTCCCGGGCGCGCTAATCACGACGAACTTAGCCCCGGCATCGATGTGTTTTCTTGCAGTTTCCCCGTCCGTGAACCGTCCGGTAGATTCAAGAACGATGTCCACGTCGTACTTTGCCCACGGCAAAGCTGCCGGATCTTTTTCTTTAAACAAATGCACGGTGTAGCCGTTCGGGAACTCAAAAGTATCCTGCCCGAC
It contains:
- the gap gene encoding type I glyceraldehyde-3-phosphate dehydrogenase — protein: MAIKVGINGFGRIGRQVFHLALDEPEIEVVGINDLVDEDLLAHLLKYDSNYGRFTRQFKVGQDTFEFPNGYTVHLFKEKDPAALPWAKYDVDIVLESTGRFTDGETARKHIDAGAKFVVISAPGTNVDETFLMGVNHSNFDPAKHKIISNASCTTNCLAPVVKVLDDNFGVECGLMTTIHSYTNDQVILDAPHKDWRRARAAALNMIPTKTGAAAAIGLVLPHLAGKIDGFAVRVPTPTVSLVDFTAILGKDSDSKAVNAAVKAASEGELKGILAYCEDECVSMDFKQDPHSSIFDPKYTKFSGPRFVKVLSWYDNEWGYSARCVDLMKFMGSKF
- a CDS encoding 6-phosphofructokinase, with protein sequence MRFGVLTGGGDSPAINAATRAITLSALEEGHDVVGIRDGWRGAVENKTFKLTSTAVSGIINLSGTILGTSRTNPFKMDKGPDKVLATFKKHGIDYLIAIGGDDTLGVAHKLAKHGVKAIGIPQTIDNDLGETDYAIGFDTSLNFVMDALDRLRSTAASHSRIIVAEVMGRDAGWLALLGGLAGGADIILIPERPFNMDRVCASLREAHKKGKRFAIVAVAEGALPEGGHDQVSKTAEIDAFGHIILGGIGEWVAGEIKKRTEYEVRSIVLGHMQRGGTPTAFDRNLATRYGAAAVIGCLEGNTDTMVALKGHKIVYVPLEKALRKNRVVDIKTLRETEFFLRVSMRDHLAF